The following are encoded in a window of Salinibacter ruber DSM 13855 genomic DNA:
- a CDS encoding sodium:solute symporter family protein — protein sequence MPEWAVILSICGLYLVLVLGLGVWSGRTVSASVDGYVAGDRTLGVIVLYFVLGASVFSSFAFLGAPGWAYSRGAAAFYIIAYGTVGMVPFYFLGPRARQVGEAFGFVTQAEMLAHRYDSRTLSVVLAALSVVAFVPYLTLQMKGAGLLLSTISDGVVPQWLGALAAYGVVLVYVFASGMMAIGWTNTVQGLFMMAVAWFLGLYLPETLHGGIQPMFEAIAASDKAAMLDVPGLAADGSPWSWAGYSSAVIVSAVGFSMWPHLFMRAFTAKSDRTLKLTVVLYPTFQLFLVPILLIGFAGVLAFPGVAPPDTIVPHLLTQIELSPVLVGLVCAGALAASMSSGDAILHAAASIGLRDGIKPLLAAPMTDTRQRQWIRGLVVATSATAYYFAVFSEVGIVALLLGAYGGVAQIFPLVFAAFYWPRATGAGALAGLLAGIGVNTLFLVAPHLRPFPLHEGVYGLAANIAVFLTVSLLTPPHDRDRLRAYTHSDRLAADETVAS from the coding sequence ATGCCCGAGTGGGCCGTCATTCTGTCCATCTGCGGCCTCTACCTCGTCCTGGTGCTGGGCCTCGGGGTCTGGTCGGGGCGCACGGTCTCCGCGAGCGTGGACGGGTACGTGGCCGGCGACCGGACGCTGGGCGTGATTGTGCTCTACTTTGTGCTCGGGGCCTCGGTCTTCTCGTCGTTTGCGTTCCTCGGCGCCCCCGGCTGGGCCTACTCGCGGGGCGCGGCCGCCTTCTACATCATCGCCTACGGCACGGTGGGGATGGTGCCCTTCTACTTCCTCGGCCCGCGCGCCCGGCAGGTCGGCGAGGCGTTCGGGTTCGTCACCCAGGCCGAGATGCTGGCCCACCGGTACGACAGCCGCACGCTCTCGGTGGTGCTGGCCGCGCTCAGCGTCGTCGCGTTCGTGCCCTACCTGACCCTCCAGATGAAGGGGGCGGGCCTGCTGCTGTCAACCATCTCCGACGGCGTCGTGCCCCAGTGGCTCGGGGCGCTCGCGGCCTACGGCGTGGTGCTGGTCTACGTCTTCGCCAGCGGCATGATGGCGATTGGGTGGACGAACACGGTGCAGGGCCTCTTCATGATGGCCGTCGCCTGGTTCCTGGGGCTCTACCTGCCGGAGACGCTGCACGGGGGCATCCAGCCCATGTTCGAGGCGATCGCGGCAAGCGACAAGGCGGCCATGCTCGACGTCCCGGGCCTCGCGGCGGACGGGTCGCCCTGGAGCTGGGCCGGCTACAGCTCGGCCGTCATCGTGTCGGCCGTCGGCTTCTCGATGTGGCCGCACCTCTTCATGCGCGCCTTCACGGCCAAGAGCGACCGCACCCTCAAGCTGACGGTGGTGCTATACCCCACCTTCCAGCTGTTCCTCGTGCCCATCCTGCTGATCGGCTTCGCGGGCGTGCTGGCGTTTCCGGGAGTCGCGCCGCCCGATACGATTGTCCCGCACCTGCTCACTCAGATCGAGCTGTCGCCCGTCCTGGTGGGGCTCGTGTGCGCGGGGGCCCTGGCCGCCTCCATGTCGTCGGGGGACGCGATCCTGCACGCCGCCGCCTCCATCGGCCTGCGCGACGGCATCAAGCCGCTGCTCGCCGCCCCCATGACCGACACCCGGCAGCGCCAGTGGATTCGCGGGCTCGTCGTCGCCACGAGCGCCACGGCCTACTACTTCGCAGTCTTTTCGGAGGTCGGCATCGTGGCGCTCCTGCTTGGGGCCTACGGCGGCGTCGCGCAGATCTTCCCGCTCGTCTTTGCGGCCTTCTACTGGCCCCGCGCCACCGGCGCCGGCGCCCTGGCGGGCCTGCTGGCAGGGATCGGGGTGAACACCCTCTTTCTCGTCGCCCCGCACCTCCGCCCCTTCCCGCTGCACGAGGGCGTCTACGGGCTCGCCGCGAACATCGCCGTCTTCCTCACGGTGAGCCTCCTCACCCCGCCCCACGACCGGGACCGCCTCCGGGCGTACACGCACTCCGACCGGCTGGCCGCCGACGAGACGGTTGCCTCCTAG
- a CDS encoding DUF6588 family protein, giving the protein MHTLQARLLPFLIVLAVLVVPPSQAQNRDTDELGGALSSIGQQYADNYTQPITDALGANLNAGLFRTAEVGGEGIVPVIDLYVGVAGMGALTSGSQTAFRLDQDQISTDDGRTLTITYPDEDLPTVFGEETSPGQAIISDNDPLTPNETVDLPPGLLNTSIAPLAVPQIGAGTVLGTDAQVRFLPETSVSDYGSVSLFGLSVRHSLSQYIPLSPVNLAVQGTWQSLSLSGSDDSINSGEIVDASGWALNAQVSKSVPVAPITFYGGLQYEQFGVNVGYTFQTSAGTSTVSFEQDASNNVRALAGVSVTLAVIQLNVDYALASNNTVSAGVGITL; this is encoded by the coding sequence ATGCACACCCTCCAAGCCCGCCTCCTTCCGTTCCTGATCGTCCTCGCCGTCCTGGTCGTCCCGCCGAGCCAGGCCCAAAATCGGGACACCGACGAACTCGGCGGCGCCCTGAGCAGCATCGGCCAGCAGTATGCCGACAACTACACGCAGCCGATCACCGACGCCCTCGGGGCCAACCTGAACGCCGGGCTCTTCCGCACCGCGGAGGTCGGGGGCGAAGGCATCGTCCCCGTGATTGACCTCTACGTCGGCGTGGCTGGTATGGGTGCCTTAACGTCCGGATCCCAGACGGCCTTTCGGCTGGATCAGGATCAGATTTCAACCGACGACGGACGGACCCTTACGATCACCTACCCCGATGAGGACCTTCCCACAGTGTTTGGGGAAGAGACGTCTCCGGGACAGGCGATCATCTCCGACAATGATCCCTTGACGCCCAACGAGACGGTCGACCTTCCCCCTGGCCTGCTCAACACCTCGATCGCCCCCCTCGCGGTCCCCCAAATCGGCGCCGGCACGGTTCTGGGGACCGACGCCCAGGTCCGCTTTCTTCCCGAGACGAGCGTCAGCGACTACGGCTCCGTCTCCCTCTTCGGCCTCTCCGTGCGGCACAGCCTCAGCCAGTACATTCCCCTCTCGCCCGTTAACCTCGCCGTGCAGGGCACGTGGCAGAGCCTGTCCCTCTCCGGCAGTGACGACAGCATCAATTCCGGCGAGATCGTCGACGCCTCCGGCTGGGCCCTCAACGCGCAGGTGAGCAAGAGCGTCCCCGTCGCCCCCATCACGTTCTACGGCGGCCTGCAGTACGAGCAGTTCGGGGTCAACGTGGGCTACACGTTCCAGACGAGTGCCGGCACGTCGACCGTATCGTTCGAGCAGGACGCCTCGAACAACGTCCGGGCCCTCGCGGGCGTGTCCGTCACCCTCGCCGTCATTCAGCTCAACGTCGACTACGCCCTGGCCAGCAACAACACCGTGAGTGCGGGCGTGGGCATCACGCTGTAG
- a CDS encoding inorganic diphosphatase, translated as MSHPWHDIAVGGEAPDMFSCIIEIPQGCKVKYELDKESGLLRVDRMLHSSVVYPANYGFIPRTYADDGDPLDMLVLAQESVDPLSILRARPIGLMNMLDDDEEDAKIICIHLDDPAFNDYWHIKELPDHRLRELRRFFQDYKALEDKTVQVKDFFGPDRAKGIVDGALQRYEEEIAPMRDG; from the coding sequence ATGAGCCATCCCTGGCACGACATTGCTGTGGGGGGGGAAGCCCCCGACATGTTCAGCTGCATCATCGAAATTCCGCAGGGCTGCAAGGTCAAGTACGAGTTGGACAAAGAGAGCGGGCTGCTTCGGGTGGACCGGATGCTCCACTCCTCGGTCGTCTATCCGGCCAACTACGGCTTTATTCCGCGCACCTACGCGGACGACGGGGACCCGCTCGACATGCTCGTGCTGGCCCAGGAGAGCGTCGACCCGCTGAGCATTCTGCGCGCCCGGCCCATCGGCCTCATGAACATGCTCGACGACGATGAGGAGGACGCGAAAATCATCTGCATCCACCTGGACGACCCGGCCTTCAACGACTACTGGCACATCAAGGAGCTTCCCGACCATCGCCTCCGAGAGCTGCGCCGGTTCTTTCAGGACTATAAGGCCCTGGAGGACAAGACCGTCCAGGTGAAAGACTTCTTCGGGCCGGACCGGGCTAAAGGAATCGTCGACGGGGCCCTCCAACGCTACGAGGAGGAGATTGCCCCGATGCGGGACGGGTAA
- the egtD gene encoding L-histidine N(alpha)-methyltransferase — protein MPTSTSIHPILDQAPTTESFRKATLRGFRKDQKQIPSKFLYDDRGSKLFDKICELEEYYPTRTEIGIMRENVSAMAEAIGPAARLVEYGSGSSLKTRILLEQMGEDLAAYVPVDISKSHLLESAEALAEDYPAVPIQPVCADYTTSFELPEPPRSAHRTVGYYPGSTIGNFPRDQARAFLEQIAHTVGPEGGLLIGVDLKKDVDVMTAAYDDAEGVTAAFSKNLLRRMNRELDATFDLDAFEHQVLWNEERGCVESHLRSTTAQSVTVADESFAFDAGETIHTEDSHKYTLDGFASLAADTGFEVESVWTDDRSYFSVQYCTTRSDSA, from the coding sequence ATGCCTACCTCAACCAGCATTCACCCCATCCTCGACCAGGCGCCCACCACCGAGTCCTTCCGGAAGGCGACGCTGCGTGGATTTCGCAAGGACCAGAAGCAAATTCCGTCCAAGTTTCTCTACGACGATCGAGGGTCGAAGCTCTTTGACAAGATCTGCGAGCTCGAGGAGTACTATCCCACCCGCACAGAGATTGGAATCATGCGGGAGAACGTGTCCGCCATGGCCGAGGCCATCGGGCCGGCGGCGCGCCTCGTGGAGTACGGCAGTGGCAGCAGCCTGAAGACCCGCATCCTGCTGGAGCAGATGGGGGAGGACCTGGCGGCGTACGTGCCGGTCGACATCTCGAAGAGCCACCTCCTCGAAAGCGCCGAGGCGCTCGCGGAGGACTACCCGGCGGTCCCCATCCAGCCGGTGTGCGCGGACTACACAACGTCCTTCGAGTTGCCCGAGCCGCCGCGGTCGGCACACCGGACCGTGGGCTACTACCCGGGCTCCACGATTGGAAACTTTCCCCGGGACCAGGCCCGCGCGTTTCTCGAACAGATTGCCCACACGGTGGGGCCGGAGGGCGGGCTGCTGATTGGCGTGGACTTGAAAAAGGACGTAGACGTGATGACGGCCGCCTACGACGACGCCGAGGGGGTGACGGCGGCCTTCAGCAAAAACCTGCTCCGTCGTATGAATCGAGAGCTGGATGCCACCTTCGACCTGGATGCCTTCGAGCACCAGGTCCTCTGGAACGAAGAGCGCGGCTGCGTGGAGAGCCACCTCCGCAGCACGACGGCGCAGTCGGTAACTGTGGCCGACGAGTCGTTCGCGTTCGACGCGGGCGAGACCATTCATACCGAAGACTCACACAAGTACACGCTCGACGGCTTCGCGAGCCTCGCGGCCGACACGGGGTTCGAGGTCGAGTCGGTGTGGACGGACGATCGCTCATACTTTAGTGTGCAGTACTGCACCACCCGCTCCGATTCGGCGTGA
- a CDS encoding SDR family oxidoreductase → MIDSDVSILGCGWLGRPLAQHLVAQDVRVRGSTTTPEKVDALREDGVEPYLLTLTPELTGEDESAFFASPILVLNVPPSRTADDAKAHYRRQIDAVREAAAHGAVEWVLFASSTGVYPTVERTVTEADQPPGRPDALPGTRRSTGRAVLAAEERLMRDSSFATTIVRFGGLYGGDRHPGRFLAGRSDIGRPEAPVNLIHQDDCVALLATLLDQNAQGEVFNACADAHPTRQALYTRAAEVLGLEPPTFDESDPTTGKRVDNQKVKDRCDYQFRHPDPLADLDA, encoded by the coding sequence ATGATCGACTCGGATGTCAGTATTCTCGGCTGCGGCTGGCTCGGCCGGCCGTTGGCCCAGCACCTCGTGGCCCAGGATGTTCGCGTGCGTGGCTCGACCACCACGCCTGAGAAGGTCGACGCCCTGCGTGAAGACGGCGTCGAGCCGTACCTCCTCACCCTCACCCCGGAGCTCACCGGGGAGGACGAATCGGCGTTTTTTGCGTCGCCGATCCTCGTCCTGAATGTCCCCCCCTCCCGGACGGCCGACGACGCGAAAGCGCACTACCGTCGCCAGATCGATGCGGTGCGCGAGGCGGCCGCCCACGGGGCGGTCGAGTGGGTCCTGTTTGCGAGCTCGACCGGGGTGTACCCGACCGTGGAGCGGACGGTCACGGAGGCCGACCAACCGCCGGGCCGGCCGGACGCCCTGCCGGGGACGCGCCGCTCGACCGGACGCGCCGTGCTGGCCGCCGAGGAGAGGCTGATGCGCGATTCGTCATTCGCCACCACGATCGTGCGGTTCGGGGGGCTTTACGGGGGCGACCGACACCCTGGGCGCTTTCTTGCGGGACGGTCCGACATTGGGCGGCCGGAGGCGCCGGTCAACCTAATCCATCAGGACGACTGTGTGGCGCTGCTCGCGACCCTTCTCGACCAGAATGCTCAGGGGGAGGTCTTCAACGCCTGCGCGGACGCTCATCCGACCCGCCAGGCCCTCTACACCCGTGCGGCAGAAGTGCTCGGGCTCGAGCCGCCGACCTTCGACGAGTCGGACCCCACCACCGGAAAGCGCGTCGACAATCAGAAGGTCAAAGACCGGTGCGACTATCAATTCCGCCACCCGGATCCCCTGGCCGACCTGGACGCGTAG
- a CDS encoding type I restriction enzyme HsdR N-terminal domain-containing protein yields the protein MDLADRLSMLRARADGQRAALDCQKTTETALVLPFFDALGYDPFDVRAVEPEASVEGEDETVDYALKRDGRPVMLVECTAATKPLEAPGSPALLRHAEAMDVPLVLFTNGIRFQFCAVDEGEAEPPDGPALDFDLLDHSSNEVDVLRRLARPVFEADAVGAAMRAWTRSRQVRSYLTQQRDAPDAPLVQFVATQICDETVSGDELDRLRSVVQNVLDELLGATEDDNERPAPRAESPVPPGGTDADTQRRTGVFEKDIVKRALNDL from the coding sequence ATGGACCTCGCCGATCGACTCTCGATGCTTCGGGCCCGGGCCGACGGGCAGCGGGCCGCCCTCGATTGCCAGAAAACGACCGAAACTGCACTCGTCCTTCCGTTCTTCGACGCACTCGGATACGACCCCTTCGACGTGCGGGCCGTGGAGCCGGAGGCAAGCGTGGAGGGGGAGGACGAGACGGTGGATTATGCCCTCAAGCGAGACGGGCGACCGGTGATGCTGGTCGAGTGCACGGCGGCGACGAAGCCGCTGGAGGCGCCGGGCTCCCCCGCTCTGCTCCGGCACGCCGAGGCGATGGACGTCCCGCTCGTCCTGTTCACAAATGGCATTCGGTTTCAGTTTTGCGCAGTCGACGAGGGGGAGGCGGAGCCCCCCGACGGGCCGGCCTTGGACTTTGACCTTCTCGACCACTCGTCCAACGAGGTCGACGTGTTGCGACGGCTCGCCCGGCCGGTATTCGAAGCGGACGCCGTCGGTGCGGCCATGCGTGCGTGGACCCGCAGCCGTCAGGTTCGATCGTACCTCACACAACAGCGGGACGCCCCCGACGCGCCGCTGGTCCAGTTTGTCGCGACGCAGATTTGCGACGAGACCGTCTCGGGGGACGAGCTCGACCGGCTGCGGTCGGTGGTGCAGAACGTCCTGGACGAGTTGCTAGGGGCGACCGAAGACGACAACGAGCGCCCCGCGCCCCGAGCGGAGTCGCCGGTGCCGCCGGGCGGAACGGACGCGGATACACAAAGAAGGACCGGGGTCTTCGAGAAGGATATTGTGAAACGCGCCCTCAACGACCTGTAG
- a CDS encoding alpha/beta hydrolase — translation MNDSVSWAVLLRGTAAFRRGLLALGLWAAALLPAAGLAQDAPRPVTPLDGALERVTVHGTSLEGNLVGDDPDRPVSVYLPPSYDASPERRYPVVYVLHGFTDSDRGWFGWEEHFVNVPAALERGMEAGTVREMILVVPNAFTAYEGSMYSSSVTTGDWETFVAEELVGYVDRNYRTLPDRDSRGLAGHSMGGYGTLRIGMKRPDVFSSLYAMSPCCLEARLEPDSAAVAEARAITHPDQVPEADFLTKIVLAWAAAWSPDPNDPPLYLDLPWANGARQPGVVAEWAANAPLALMHQHVPELRRLAAIGLDAGAQDQPIASNTRAFAEGLAAYGIDHTVEIYDPGTHVSRIDARVENHVLPFFSGRLAFSE, via the coding sequence ATGAACGACTCCGTTTCTTGGGCCGTCCTGCTCCGCGGAACGGCGGCGTTTCGCCGAGGCCTGCTCGCGCTGGGCCTTTGGGCCGCGGCCCTTCTGCCTGCGGCGGGGCTCGCGCAGGACGCCCCGCGGCCGGTGACCCCACTGGACGGCGCCCTCGAACGCGTGACGGTGCACGGGACGAGCCTCGAAGGCAATCTGGTGGGGGACGACCCCGATCGCCCGGTGTCGGTGTACCTGCCGCCGAGCTACGACGCGTCGCCGGAGCGCCGCTACCCGGTGGTGTACGTGCTACACGGCTTCACCGATTCCGACCGGGGCTGGTTTGGGTGGGAGGAGCACTTCGTAAATGTGCCCGCCGCGCTGGAGCGGGGCATGGAGGCCGGCACGGTCCGCGAGATGATTCTGGTCGTCCCCAACGCCTTCACGGCCTACGAGGGCAGCATGTACTCCAGCTCCGTCACCACGGGGGACTGGGAAACGTTCGTCGCGGAGGAGCTCGTCGGCTACGTCGACCGGAACTACCGGACCCTCCCGGACCGGGACAGCCGGGGGCTGGCCGGCCACTCGATGGGCGGGTACGGAACCCTTCGGATCGGGATGAAGCGGCCGGACGTGTTTTCGAGCCTCTACGCCATGAGCCCGTGTTGCCTGGAGGCGCGCCTGGAGCCGGACAGCGCCGCCGTGGCCGAGGCTCGGGCCATCACGCACCCCGATCAGGTGCCGGAGGCCGACTTCCTGACGAAGATTGTGCTGGCCTGGGCGGCGGCCTGGTCGCCGGACCCGAACGACCCGCCCCTCTACCTCGACCTGCCGTGGGCGAACGGCGCCCGTCAACCGGGCGTGGTGGCCGAGTGGGCCGCCAACGCGCCCCTCGCGCTGATGCACCAGCACGTTCCGGAGCTGCGGCGGCTCGCGGCGATCGGCCTGGACGCGGGTGCTCAAGACCAGCCCATCGCCTCGAACACTCGGGCGTTTGCGGAGGGGCTCGCGGCGTATGGCATCGACCACACCGTCGAGATTTACGACCCGGGGACGCACGTCAGCCGGATCGACGCGCGGGTGGAGAACCACGTTCTTCCGTTTTTCTCGGGTCGGCTTGCCTTTTCGGAGTAA
- a CDS encoding ATP-binding protein, with the protein MTNASSPDMPTATADAALHVRRLAVQRMYGRSFGLDVEGLDPGVNVIAGPNGSGKTTLARAVTVLLWPEAHGWGRPLVEGTFRLGGEPWRVDVEGSRVQYQKDGVPASPPSMPPPGHRGRYHMSLRDLLAATEDSERALADAILQEAQGGYDVPGAAGALGFGEYAKGKLKETREVEEARGRVEAARSLHRDLERKERSLRRLRRERDEARAAARRRDALEQALAVVRAEQERQEAERTFNAFPEGMQALQGDEADRLDRLRADREAAVEKREEATAQRTEAEARIAESRLPADGLPDGTLDTLRTALQEWDEARTALEQAERERARAAKTEAAEWERLSGDDKEAAAQIDGPAVDAVQSLAESRLEVQGRKAALRALERRFGEADPETSPEQLRRGVEQLAEWLREPASASDGKGRGRVLRYVVLAGAGTVVVGGAVLGLGGAPLGWVVAGAGAVVAVAAYFATRSTGVATETRRPDLEHRFERLDLPTPSTWSVDAVHAHLDSLLQDWTDARLEAAKAQEWARHADEADAIEDKQAELDEREGELADRLHVDPGLSAHSLLWFVQRLGAWQEAWTEGMGAEEKMREAERQAETWREKVEALVEPYGDDHVEDISDGQAALEQLREDQRALEAAHADRENAQQRLDQATEQVERIDDEIAQLFDRLGLDDESDETVAEWCAQFDEYEAAEEALNRAERSVELERERLKEREGFEESMLGATAEELERRKEEAARQAERVDALSDRISRIQQQVEDAKTDHDLEEALAEHQSARQALRRRGRRDLRRVVGQALADVVHERTRNQDLPAVFARADELFRHITSDRYRLDLDRAESTFRVVTDAGRGLALQELSGGTKVQLLLAVRMAFVETQEQGIRPPLVLDEALANSDDGKAAAMIEAVRTIAAEGRQVVYLTAQSDEVAKWRRQLDETDTALAVHTLSGADGESVAAGGTRETGGLRPGRPASPALPPPEERSHEALARHLDVPVWTPRNEVAALHLWYLTDDADRLCRAVEAAYRRWGQLAGLAERDALSLIDLDPSTYRRLEALARAVEHWAAAWRVGRGTPVGRAALEATDAVSDTFIDDVTALAERVGGEAARILDGLRNGAVKRFRSDKVDELEAYFRAEGHLTSEAERPPEAWWRRALEAVSEDLEAGRVRRDEVEAVLRRICDRAPTLKDGSPTETKDGST; encoded by the coding sequence ATGACGAATGCCTCTTCCCCCGACATGCCGACTGCGACGGCCGACGCCGCCCTCCACGTCCGCCGCCTCGCCGTGCAACGGATGTACGGCCGGTCGTTTGGGCTCGACGTCGAGGGGCTCGACCCGGGCGTCAACGTCATCGCGGGGCCGAACGGCTCCGGCAAAACAACGCTCGCCCGGGCCGTGACGGTGCTCCTGTGGCCGGAGGCCCACGGATGGGGGCGGCCCCTCGTTGAGGGCACGTTTCGCCTGGGCGGCGAGCCGTGGCGGGTCGACGTGGAGGGCAGCCGTGTGCAGTACCAGAAGGACGGCGTCCCGGCCTCCCCGCCGTCCATGCCGCCGCCCGGCCACCGGGGGCGCTACCACATGTCCCTGCGCGACCTGCTCGCCGCGACCGAGGACTCGGAGCGGGCCCTGGCCGACGCCATTCTGCAGGAGGCCCAGGGCGGGTACGACGTGCCGGGGGCCGCCGGGGCGCTCGGCTTTGGCGAATACGCGAAGGGCAAGCTGAAGGAGACGCGCGAGGTTGAAGAGGCACGGGGCCGTGTGGAGGCGGCCCGGTCGCTGCACCGGGATCTGGAGCGCAAAGAGCGGTCGCTGCGGCGCCTCCGCCGCGAACGGGACGAGGCGCGGGCGGCGGCCCGGCGCCGAGACGCCCTCGAGCAGGCCCTGGCAGTGGTGCGGGCGGAGCAGGAGCGTCAGGAGGCCGAACGGACGTTCAACGCGTTTCCCGAGGGCATGCAAGCCCTTCAGGGCGACGAGGCCGACCGCCTCGACCGCCTCCGGGCCGATCGGGAGGCGGCGGTCGAGAAACGAGAGGAGGCCACCGCGCAGCGGACAGAGGCGGAGGCGCGCATCGCCGAAAGCCGGCTGCCGGCGGACGGGCTCCCGGACGGCACCCTCGACACGCTCCGGACGGCCCTACAGGAATGGGACGAGGCGCGAACAGCCCTCGAACAGGCGGAGCGCGAACGAGCCCGGGCGGCCAAGACGGAGGCGGCGGAGTGGGAGCGCCTGTCGGGGGACGACAAGGAGGCGGCCGCCCAGATCGACGGGCCGGCGGTCGACGCGGTCCAGTCGCTGGCCGAGTCACGCCTGGAGGTGCAGGGGCGAAAGGCGGCGCTCCGCGCCCTGGAGCGGCGGTTCGGGGAGGCCGACCCCGAGACCAGCCCGGAGCAACTTCGCCGTGGCGTCGAGCAGCTTGCGGAGTGGCTGCGGGAGCCGGCGTCGGCTTCCGACGGGAAAGGACGGGGGCGGGTCCTTCGCTATGTGGTCCTCGCGGGGGCTGGCACTGTGGTCGTGGGGGGTGCCGTGCTGGGACTTGGCGGGGCGCCCCTGGGCTGGGTCGTGGCCGGGGCGGGCGCCGTCGTGGCCGTCGCTGCGTATTTCGCTACCCGCTCGACCGGCGTCGCGACGGAAACGCGTCGGCCCGATCTGGAGCACCGCTTCGAACGGCTCGACCTCCCCACGCCCTCAACCTGGTCGGTGGATGCAGTCCACGCCCACCTCGACTCCCTCCTCCAGGACTGGACGGACGCGCGGCTGGAGGCGGCGAAGGCACAGGAGTGGGCCCGCCACGCCGACGAGGCAGACGCCATCGAGGACAAACAGGCCGAGTTGGATGAGCGCGAGGGCGAGCTCGCCGACCGGCTTCACGTAGATCCGGGGCTCAGTGCCCACTCACTGCTCTGGTTCGTGCAGCGGCTGGGGGCCTGGCAGGAGGCGTGGACGGAGGGCATGGGGGCCGAAGAGAAAATGCGAGAGGCCGAGCGACAGGCGGAGACGTGGCGGGAGAAGGTGGAGGCGCTCGTCGAGCCGTACGGGGACGACCACGTGGAGGACATCAGCGACGGCCAGGCGGCCCTGGAGCAACTCCGAGAGGACCAACGGGCCCTTGAGGCGGCCCATGCCGACCGGGAAAACGCGCAGCAGCGTCTCGACCAGGCGACGGAGCAGGTGGAACGGATCGACGACGAGATCGCGCAGCTGTTTGACCGGCTTGGGCTGGACGACGAGAGCGACGAGACGGTCGCGGAGTGGTGCGCGCAGTTCGACGAGTACGAGGCCGCCGAGGAGGCCCTGAATCGGGCCGAGCGGTCCGTCGAGCTGGAACGCGAGCGCCTCAAGGAACGGGAGGGCTTCGAGGAATCGATGCTCGGGGCGACGGCCGAAGAGCTGGAGCGGCGGAAAGAGGAGGCGGCCCGGCAGGCCGAACGGGTCGACGCCCTTTCCGACCGGATTAGCCGCATTCAGCAGCAGGTCGAGGACGCCAAGACGGACCACGACCTCGAGGAAGCGCTCGCGGAGCACCAGTCGGCCCGCCAGGCGCTGCGGCGTCGAGGCCGCCGGGACCTGCGGCGGGTCGTCGGGCAGGCCCTCGCGGATGTCGTTCACGAGCGGACCCGAAATCAGGATCTGCCGGCCGTCTTTGCCCGTGCCGACGAGCTCTTCCGGCACATCACGAGCGACCGCTACCGCCTGGACCTCGACCGGGCGGAGAGCACGTTCCGCGTGGTGACGGACGCCGGGCGTGGGCTCGCGCTCCAGGAACTGTCCGGGGGCACCAAGGTCCAGCTTCTACTTGCCGTCCGCATGGCCTTCGTCGAGACCCAGGAGCAGGGCATCCGGCCGCCCCTCGTTTTGGACGAGGCCCTGGCCAACAGCGACGACGGGAAGGCCGCGGCCATGATCGAGGCGGTTCGTACGATCGCCGCCGAGGGGCGTCAGGTGGTCTACCTGACGGCACAGTCCGACGAAGTCGCGAAGTGGCGGCGGCAGCTCGACGAGACCGACACGGCACTCGCGGTCCACACGCTGTCCGGGGCCGATGGGGAAAGCGTTGCGGCCGGCGGCACGCGTGAAACCGGTGGCCTCCGACCGGGCCGGCCTGCGTCGCCGGCGCTCCCGCCCCCTGAGGAGCGCAGCCACGAGGCCCTTGCGCGCCACCTCGACGTCCCGGTCTGGACGCCCCGGAATGAGGTTGCGGCGTTGCACCTGTGGTACCTGACCGACGATGCGGACCGGCTGTGCCGTGCCGTGGAGGCCGCCTATCGGCGGTGGGGGCAGCTTGCCGGCCTGGCCGAGCGGGACGCCCTTTCGCTCATTGACCTGGATCCGTCGACCTACCGGCGTTTGGAGGCACTGGCCCGTGCGGTGGAGCACTGGGCCGCCGCGTGGCGCGTGGGACGCGGCACCCCTGTGGGGCGGGCGGCCCTGGAGGCCACGGACGCCGTGTCCGACACCTTTATCGACGACGTGACCGCCCTGGCGGAGCGCGTCGGCGGGGAGGCCGCACGCATCCTCGACGGGCTGAGAAACGGGGCCGTCAAGCGCTTCCGCTCCGACAAGGTGGACGAGCTGGAGGCCTACTTCCGGGCGGAGGGCCATCTGACGTCGGAGGCGGAGCGTCCCCCGGAGGCGTGGTGGCGCCGGGCCCTGGAGGCGGTAAGCGAGGACCTCGAGGCCGGACGCGTCCGCCGGGACGAGGTCGAGGCCGTGCTCCGTCGAATCTGCGACCGTGCCCCCACCCTCAAGGACGGGTCCCCCACGGAAACGAAAGACGGGTCCACCTGA